From Ascaphus truei isolate aAscTru1 chromosome 20, aAscTru1.hap1, whole genome shotgun sequence, one genomic window encodes:
- the LOC142471135 gene encoding olfactory receptor 6J1-like, with the protein MCDGENLATVTELQLLGSQRRHSLNTILFCLSLVNHFVTVHGHLLITALVPSGHQLHSPIYFFLRSLSISDMIHTTSIVPNMLHVTGRGGGSISVIDNISRFYLYRTLSGEERSLLTVMSYDRYVDISDIRPCVLVFLAPWIAVIFIYRYQALFWGSMVTDRYYCDIVPLLNFSFPNTRVVEMETIMAYVPWMLLSYLFIVASYLPVILTVLRIPFNSVTQTFSSPGLSPLTIVSIFYGTMIAEFVVPPNKDLL; encoded by the coding sequence ATGTGTGATGGGGAGAACCTGGCTACAGTCACAGAGCTCCAGCTTCTGGGATCCCAGAGACGTCACAGCCTGAACACCATTCTCTTCTGCCTGTCCCTTGTGAATCACTTTGTGACAGTACATGGACATCTCCTGATTACTGCATTAGTGCCATCGGGGCACCAGCTACACTCTCCCATCTACTTCTTCCTTAGAAGTCTATCCATATCTGACATGATACATACCACAAGTATTGTCCCTAACATGCTACATGtcacagggagaggtggaggCTCCATATCTGTTATTGATAACATCTCACGGTTTTACCTCTACAGAACACTAAGTGGGGAAGAGCGCTCTCTTCTTACAGTGATGTCCTATGACCGATATGTGGACATTAGCGATATCAGGCCATGTGTTTTAGTATTTTTAGCACCATGGATTGCAGTGATTTTCATATACAGATATCAGGCTCTGTTTTGGGGATCCATGGTAACTGATCGTTACTACTGTGATATTGTACCTCTTCTGAACTTTTCTTTCCCAAACACTCGGGTTGTAGAGATGGAAACTATAATGGCATATGTTCCTTGGATGCTCCTttcatatttattcattgtggcaAGTTATCTACCAGTTATTCTCACCGTCCTAAGGATTCCCTTCAACTCTGTGACACAGACGTTCTCCTCTCCCGGCCTTTCTCCTCTCACTATTGTGTCCATATTTTACGGGACAATGATAGCTGAGTTTGTGGTACCACCCAATAAAGATTTATTGTAA
- the LOC142471407 gene encoding olfactory receptor 5G9-like — MRVENQTRVTEFLLLGFKDLQSLRIPVFFVFLGICMMTLTGNLLIIVLVSTSHKLHSPMYFFLSHLSLTDILITSTIVPNMLHGFLEEGATISFNGCITQFFFYGVSVATECLLLTVMSYDRYLAICHPLRYTSIMNIRLQYHLVFWSWFLEFAILLCMATQLGMLQFCGLNVIDHVFCDLAPLLELSCTDTSFLKLESAVFSIPITFYSFIFIIVTYVSIFLTILRIPSTSGRQKAFSTCSSHLTVVSSYYGALITIYQVPSRGHSVNLNKVLSLLYIVVTPLFNPIIYSLRSQEIRAAFGKLVSKTG; from the coding sequence ATGCGTGTGGAGAACCAGACAAGAGTTACAGAATTCCTCCTCCTGGGATTTAAGGATCTTCAGAGCCTCAGGATTCCCGTCTTCTTTGTGTTTCTCGGGATTTGCATGATGACATTAACTGGAAACCTCCTGATCATCGTGTTGGTGTCAACCAGTCACAAACTCCACTCTCCCATGTACTTCTTCCTCAGCCATCTATCTCTAACTGACATCTTGATTACTTCAACTATTGTCCCCAACATGCTCCATGGTTTTTTGGAAGAAGGAGCCACCATTTCATTTAATGGCTGCATCACTCAATTTTTTTTCTATGGTGTCTCAGTAGCTACAGAGTGCTTACTTCTTACAGTGATGTCCTATGACCGATACTTGGCCATCTGTCACCCTTTGCGTTATACCTCCATTATGAACATCAGGCTCCAGTATCATCTAGTTTTCTGGTCTTGGTTCTTAGAATTTGCAATATTACTATGTATGGCTACCCAGCTAGGTATGTTGCAATTCTGTGGCCTCAATGTTATTGACCACGTATTCTGTGATTTAGCTCCCCTTCTAGAGTTGTCCTGCACGGACACCTCCTTTTTGAAATTGGAAAGTGCTGTTTTCTCTATTCCTATAACATTCTACTCATTTATCTTCATCATTGTAACTTATGTCAGTATCTTCCTCACCATCCTCAGGATCCCTTCCACCAGTGGGAGacagaaagccttctccacctgcagTTCCCACCTGACCGTTGTCTCCTCATACTATGGAGCGTTGATCACCATATATCAGGTCCCATCAAGAGGACACTCGGTCAATCTCAATAAAGTCCTGTCTTTGCTGTATATTGTGGTGACCCCATTGTTTAATCCCATAATATACAGCCTGAGGAGCCAGGAGATTAGGGCAGCCTTCGGGAAACTGGTTAGCAAGACAGGGTGA